Genomic DNA from Paenibacillus donghaensis:
CGCCTTCTCAGAATGATTCTTGGTTCCGCTTGCTGCTTCGGTTACGCCGCCATCCGCATGACCGGTGCATGACCGCTCTGGCTGCTGTACATTCCCTGCGTCTGCATTGGAGCAAAATGGCCTACTGCGTCAACCGTTTCTGCTTCATCTTGCTGGTCAGTGTGCTGTGGCTGAACTTCAGGCTGCTGGATCAGCTGCAGCAGAATTTCAAGCTCCCCTTGCTCATAGGCGAGGGCCATTGCCCTCAGGTTGGCGGCGAATACCGCCCCGTCCGGGAGGGGCGGACCTTCGGCAGCCAGCTCCTCGCGCACAGGGGGCAGCGCTAGCCGCGCCCTGTGCAGTGCGGCCTTGGCCGCTCCTTCACTTGTGTCTAGCAGCCGGGATGTTTCCGCTGCGGAATAGCCCAGCACATCACGCAGCAGCAGTACTGCCCGCTGCAGTGGAGACAGGTGCCGGATCAGCGCATGGAGAACTCTTTCGGTCTCGAAGCGGCCAGATTCACAGGCAATACTCTGTTTGGCGGATTGCTCCGCCAGCAGCCGGGAATACACCGATCTGCGGCGGACGATATCAATCCAGGTGTTTCTGGCAATCCGCAGCAGCAGTGCTTCGGGAACAGCCTGGCCATCGGCCAGTAGAACCGGCAGCAC
This window encodes:
- a CDS encoding RNA polymerase sigma factor, which gives rise to MLVHDQQHTGESKEHLIHNLQNSLNRYCLSLTGSRWDAEDLAQDTWIKVLPVLLADGQAVPEALLLRIARNTWIDIVRRRSVYSRLLAEQSAKQSIACESGRFETERVLHALIRHLSPLQRAVLLLRDVLGYSAAETSRLLDTSEGAAKAALHRARLALPPVREELAAEGPPLPDGAVFAANLRAMALAYEQGELEILLQLIQQPEVQPQHTDQQDEAETVDAVGHFAPMQTQGMYSSQSGHAPVMRMAA